The proteins below come from a single Campylobacter sp. CCUG 57310 genomic window:
- a CDS encoding adenylate kinase, translating into MKKLFLIIGAPGSGKTTDANLIAKGDESFTHYSTGDLLREEVASGSELGKLIDSYISKGNLVPLEVVVNAIISAIKSSKTPNVVLDGYPRSVEQMSELDKVLSAQNEIALKGVIEVAVSEDVARERVLGRARGADDNNEVFNNRMKVYLEPIGAIREFYSSKNLLHEINGERTIDEIVDDMRKLILNLL; encoded by the coding sequence ATGAAAAAACTATTTTTAATAATCGGAGCACCGGGAAGCGGTAAGACAACAGACGCAAATTTGATCGCAAAAGGCGATGAAAGCTTTACTCACTACTCCACGGGCGATCTGCTTAGAGAAGAAGTTGCCAGCGGAAGCGAGCTGGGCAAACTTATCGACAGCTACATCTCAAAAGGAAATTTAGTCCCTCTTGAAGTGGTCGTAAATGCGATAATAAGCGCTATAAAAAGCTCCAAAACACCAAATGTCGTGCTTGACGGATATCCTAGAAGTGTTGAACAGATGAGTGAGCTTGATAAAGTCCTCTCTGCGCAAAATGAAATCGCGCTAAAAGGCGTTATCGAAGTTGCCGTTAGCGAAGATGTAGCCAGAGAGCGTGTGCTTGGACGTGCAAGAGGCGCCGATGATAACAACGAAGTCTTTAATAACCGCATGAAAGTATATCTTGAGCCAATCGGCGCAATTCGTGAATTTTATTCAAGCAAAAATTTGCTTCACGAGATAAACGGCGAAAGAACGATCGATGAGATCGTAGATGATATGAGAAAGCTTATTTTAAATTTACTCTAA
- a CDS encoding YgiW/YdeI family stress tolerance OB fold protein yields the protein MLKKITISALLASSLLASGGFTGANANTTQNQGGFTGKGSATLMSVKEALNLRDDAPVILEGKIRSQIRAEHYEFVGKSGDVVEIEIDNHIWKGVTVDENTPIRITGKVDKDLTKTTIDVKSVEIIK from the coding sequence ATGTTAAAGAAAATCACTATTTCAGCTCTTTTGGCTAGCTCGCTTCTAGCAAGCGGAGGATTTACGGGTGCTAACGCCAACACTACGCAAAATCAAGGCGGATTTACCGGCAAGGGAAGTGCGACTTTAATGAGCGTAAAAGAGGCTTTAAATTTAAGAGATGACGCCCCTGTCATACTTGAAGGTAAAATAAGATCGCAAATCAGAGCCGAACACTACGAATTTGTAGGTAAAAGCGGCGATGTAGTCGAGATAGAAATAGACAATCACATCTGGAAAGGCGTAACGGTAGATGAAAACACGCCTATAAGAATAACGGGCAAAGTCGATAAAGATCTTACAAAAACAACAATAGACGTAAAATCTGTTGAAATAATAAAATAA
- the ppa gene encoding inorganic diphosphatase has protein sequence MDISKIKAGSNPDKINAVIEIPYGSNIKYEICKDSGAVFVDRVLYSAMFYPANYGFVPNTLAEDGDPADILVLNEYPLQAGSVIPCRLIGVLVMEDEAGMDEKLLAVPVSKIDPRYENIKTYKDLPEATLNKIKNFFETYKMLEPNKWVKVKEFKCADTAKEILDKAIKSYK, from the coding sequence ATGGATATATCAAAAATCAAAGCGGGCTCAAATCCCGATAAAATCAATGCCGTAATCGAAATCCCATACGGCTCAAACATAAAATATGAAATTTGCAAAGACAGCGGTGCGGTTTTCGTTGATCGAGTACTGTATTCTGCGATGTTTTACCCTGCAAACTACGGCTTCGTACCAAACACGCTAGCAGAGGACGGCGATCCTGCCGATATCTTGGTGCTTAACGAGTATCCTTTGCAAGCCGGCAGTGTCATCCCTTGCCGATTGATCGGAGTTCTCGTGATGGAAGATGAGGCGGGAATGGACGAAAAACTTCTTGCGGTTCCTGTTAGCAAAATAGATCCAAGATACGAGAATATAAAAACATACAAAGACCTTCCTGAAGCGACGTTAAATAAGATAAAAAACTTCTTTGAAACCTATAAAATGCTTGAACCGAACAAATGGGTAAAAGTAAAAGAGTTTAAGTGTGCCGATACGGCAAAAGAAATTTTAGATAAAGCGATAAAAAGCTATAAATAA